A DNA window from Hydra vulgaris chromosome 13, alternate assembly HydraT2T_AEP contains the following coding sequences:
- the LOC136089795 gene encoding uncharacterized protein LOC136089795, with protein MNDDMLKMFKKMNIAIEKCYDQSCDGYYAMSGASPLLSKSRFLSTLSTFKYNFSISLISHDSISDEFFPSPVMRLNDNNIWEENGLIANRLKRNLEKDEQICAFHRYTFGIAWSPPKTCFHPHHLNIKGKKSPALRASPIHVVISMSKRYNEVFSVGAMLCFTHLKQETALSRVNENTNLCTETQTQQEQTYMTPATPDEEFDPGEINVSQEILDESLRSRESVTEVLNASPIKFRLKRKFEYLEDTTKDKLKRKYVRLENLLKKKFAVAVAPGQEEILIDFLNSKNVDEINSPLPIEIIRAQKVYKQSDSMGKLVILSLLDHTKYTKKFIMNTFECTKHRIETARKWHASHKGLAFPEKKVFVRSSLDQTKCEHFLDFIFTSGILHDVAYGITKLKYDSGEEQKIVHAILTTKYSHAIMFYRKSCSENNYIPLSDSSLWKVLHAIKPSSRKSLAGLDDVTASGMNAALEKGKRYLKTSYQTNCSVNDSNISSHSSKHALSDPSEKNLQSNTEISEVVCADCYDLCKAIEMIKELTIQNSDDADSIYDLVIAVKDIFNYIKHLMRDSQQKKAKIEAFKQLNDETAFWLKDFCQEILPVRYREGQREYFGKKGMSLHVDIFFIKIAGKLFKRVYFTSMYRCDQGIGDVVSLATAVLDQFRIDQPHIKKMFTKSDNAGCYQGNLSAEAIYNVCKERDIKLLRYDYNEPCCGKDQCDRESAVVKTILRSYVDSGNNLLTAEDIHKAMHYSFGAKDAKEAVAQISNDKTVVTGPKIKNISNYHSFEFGEKSMKMWRYFNIGEGIEQEYGNLKIQPSIKLLLPYSKTDNSIKRNKSLKEKQKRSDRQLYSLRFCTEMNCTLSFESDAELEEHMLSGLHTVPKSLTSLDKVRNLFVHKMKITSQLNMPISSSSNIASVKDKPHCMNIFLLQGWALPVRSSFRFSNQQKELLHKYFIRGEESGNKMSPEQVHMQLRRELPPDQYVTSQQIRSLFSRFSNLKRKGKLVEPTTENNENSQVNDNKEVYGENDDFNLAGDNEDGNKYEEDIANLAKEICLVWKVNDWVAVAYEKQWNIGYIVEVSITGIRVNCMINGQEKNTFRWPVTTEEINNQTDKIICLVNAPFLISGCGDYSLSEEDYIQSYHYS; from the exons GCAT CTCCGCTACTGTCTAAATCTCGATTTTTGTCAACAttgtcaacatttaaatataatttttctatttcattaaTTTCCCATGATTCTATATCAGATGAATTTTTCCCATCACCA gtcATGCGATTAAACGATAATAATATTTGGGAAGAAAATGGACTTATTGCAAATAGacttaaaagaaatcttgaaaAGGATGAACAAATATGTGCTTTTCACCGGTACACGTTTGGTATTGCATGGAGTCCTCCAAAAACATGCTTTCATCCTCACCatctaaatataaaaggaaaaaaatctcCCGCTTTAAGGGCGTCACCAATACATGTCGTCATATCAATGTCAAAGCGATACAATGAAGTATTTTCAGTTGGTGCAATGCTGTGTTTTACCCATTTAAAGCAAGAAACTGCTTTATCTAGAGTCAACGAAAACACCAATTTATGTACAGAAACACAAACACAACAAGAACAAACATATATGACACCTGCTACTCCAGATGAAGAATTTGATCCCGGTGAAATTAATGTTTCACAGGAGATTTTGGACGAATCTCTAAGAAGCCGTGAGAGTGTAACTGAGGTTCTTAATGCAAGtccaataaaatttagattaaaaaggaagttcgaatatctggaagatactactaaagataagttaaaacgCAAGTATGTTCGcctagaaaacttattaaagaaaaaatttgcggTAGCTGTTGCTCCTGGACAAGAGGAAATACTTATAGATTTTCTTAACAgtaaaaatgttgatgaaataaatagcCCTCTCCCAATTGAAATTATTCGTGCTCAGAAAGTATATAAGCAAAGTGATTCCATGGGAAAGTTAGTTATCCTCTCATTATTAGACCATACCAAGTAtaccaaaaagtttataatgaacACATTTGAGTGTACCAAACATCGTAtagaaacagcaagaaaatggCATGCATCTCATAAAGGGTTGGCATTTCCAGAAAAGAAAGTATTCGTTCGATCTAGTCTTGATCAAACAAAGTGTGAACATTTCTTAGACTTTATATTTACAAGCGGTATTTTGCATGATGTTGCTTATGgaataaccaaattaaaatacgACAGCGGTGAAGAACAAAAGATAGTGCATGCAATACTGACAACAAAATATAGCCACGCTATCATGTTCTATCGAAAAAGTTGTagtgaaaacaattatatacCATTATCTGATTCAAGTTTGTGGAAAGTATTGCATGCAATAAAACCTTCAAGTCGAAAAAGCTTAGCTGGATTAGATGATGTTACTGCTTCAGGCATGAATG CTGCccttgaaaaaggaaaaaggtatttgaaaacaAGTTATCAAACCAATTGTAGTGTCAATGACTCAAACATTTCTTCTCATAGCTCAAAACATGCCTTATCAGATccatctgaaaaaaatcttcaatccaACACAGAGATATCAGAAGTGGTATGTGCCGATTGCTATGATTTGTGCAAAGCTATCGAGATGATCAAAGAACTAACAATTCAAAATTCTGACGATGCTGATTCTATTTATGATTTGGTAATTGCTGTAAAGGATATATTCAACTACATAAAACACCTGATGAGAGATTCTCAACAGAAAAAGGCAAAAATCGAAGCTTTTAAGCAATTAAACGATGAAACTGCTTTCTGGcttaaagatttttgtcaaGAAATTCTTCCGGTTCGATACAGAGAGGGCCAAAGAGAGTATTTTGGCAAGAAAGGAATGAGTTTACATGTGGATATATTCTTCATAAAAATAGCAGGAAAGTTATTCAAACGTGTTTACTTTACTTCAATGTATAGGTGTGATCAGGGAATAGGTGATGTTGTTTCGTTAGCCACTGCAGTTTTAGACCAATTCAGAATTGATCAACCGCATATCAagaaaatgtttaccaaatctgATAATGCCGGCTGCTATCAGGGAAATCTTTCAGCTGAAGCAATCTACAATGTATGCAAAGAGAGAGATATAAAGTTGCTGAGATATGATTATAATGAACCCTGTTGTGGAAAAGATCAATGTGACAGGGAGAGTGCAGTTGTAAAGACAATTTTAAGGAGTTACGTTGACTCTGGTAATAATCTTTTGACTGCTGAAGATATACACAAGGCTATGCATTATAGTTTTGGCGCTAAAGATGCAAAAGAAGCAGTTGCTCAAATTAGCAATGATAAAACTGTAGTTACTGGACCAAAGATTAAGAACATTAGCAACTATCACTCATTTGAGTTTGGTGAGAAAAGTATGAAGATGTGGCGTTATTTCAATATCGGTGAGGGAATTGAACAAGAGTATGGAAATCTTAAAATTCAACCCTCGATTAAGTTGTTGTTGCCATATAGCAAAACAGATAATTCAATTAAGCGTAACAAGTCACTTAaggaaaaacagaaaagaagtGACAGGCAATTATATTCATTAAGATTTTGCACTGAAATGAATTGTACTTTATCATTTGAAAGCGATGCTGAGTTAGAAGAACACATGCTATCCGGTCTTCATACAGTTCCGAAATCATTAACATCATTGGATAAAGTTCGCAACTTGTTTGTTCATAAGATGAAAATTACTTCACAACTAAATATGCCAATTTCTTCATCCTCTAACATTGCTTCCGTAAAAGACAAACCACATTGCATGAACATTTTTCTATTGCAAGGTTGGGCATTACCAGTTCGaagttcttttagattttcaaatcaGCAGAAAGAACTGTTGCATAAATACTTTATTCGTGGAGAAGAATCAGGTAATAAAATGAGCCCTGAGCAGGTTCACATGCAGCTGAGGAGAGAACTTCCGCCTGATCAATATGTAACTAGCCAACAGAtaagatctttattttcaaG ATTTAGTAACCTGAAAAGAAAAGGTAAGCTGGTAGAACCGACaacagaaaataatgaaaatagtcaggttaacgataacaaagaagtttatggcgaaaatgatgactttaatCTGGCAGGAGACAATGAAGATGGTAATAAATATGAGGAAGACATCGCCAATCTTGCAAAAGAAATTTGTCTTGTATGGAAAGTGAATGATTGGGTTGCTGTTGCATAtgaaaaacaatggaatattggatatattgtggag GTATCTATAACTGGGATCAGAGTTAATTGTATGATTAACGGGCAAGAGAAGAATACTTTTCGCTGGCCAGTTACTACCGAGGAGATAAATAAccaaactgataaaattatctGTTTAGTAAATGCTCCTTTTCTAATCAGTGGTTGTGGCGATTATTCATTATCCGAAGAAGACTATATACAGTCATATCATTATTCTTAG
- the LOC100204325 gene encoding uncharacterized protein LOC100204325 produces the protein MPWRSNITKFVSITLLKIIKIGKETVLINLSSNLGKEELKSAKGIVVELKNLVPFSLEKNFISNLLTTLIEKNLLIQNNINQSVSDLEVNLLQSNDLKAKESGVSSNFICAVDKVNDKVESFDLNVLLHQDNLDPAVQNFVNQPYSVMDYYEDDKTVLDPVENGLYEFSLSDTIYNLKSQDQILNDVFDDEVNGFAQDSILRIDEKEDINNENISCYSNDECEDFLNLFENYFFENLQSLNTANSFNNQVYAAGTTNDLNHLYAEDITNIFKHNDKEDFLLPLENDYRQFDSEKTVEKCQKDIESYSECCSISSSASFSEKPNSKSLSDKIYERRRKNNIASKFTRAKRKKKHHELYIQATELEKSNAELKIKIDVMQKQVNHLREIIIDKLTHVNIFS, from the exons ATGCCTTGGAGGAGCAATATAACCAAATTTGTGTCTATCACacttttgaaaataatcaaaattggAAAGGAGACAGTATTGATCAATCTTTCAAGCAATTTAGGTAAAGAAGAATTAAAGAGTGCAAAGGGGATAGTTGTAGAGCTAAAAAATTTGGTACCTTTTtctctagaaaaaaatttcatatcaaaCTTGTTGACAACcttaatagaaaaaaacttacttattcAAAACAATATTAATCAAAGTGTTTCAGATTTAGAAGTCAATCTTTTGCAATCAAATGATTTAAAGGCAAAGGAATCag gtgtcTCCTCAAATTTTATTTGTGCTGTTGACAAGGTAAATGACAAAGTTGAGAGTTTTGACTTAAATGTCTTATTGCATCAGGACAATTTAGATCCTGCAGTTCAAAACTTTGTCAATCAACCATACAGTGTTATGGACTATTATGAAGAtgataaaacagttttagaTCCCGTTGAAAATGGTTTATATGAATTTTCACTATCTGATACAATATATAATCTTAAATCACAAGATCAGATTTTAAACGATGTATTCGATGATGAAGTCAATGGTTTTGCTCAAGATTCAATACTTAGAATTGatgaaaaagaagatataaataatgaaaatattagttGTTATTCAAATGATGAATGTGAAGATTTTCTTAATCtgtttgaaaactatttttttgaaaatttgcaatctttaaatACTGCAAACAGCTTTAACAATCAAGTATATGCAGCGGGAACTACAaatgatttaaatcatttatatgcagaagatattacaaatatttttaaacataatgatAAGGAGGATTTTTTATTACCTCTTGAAAATGATTACAGACAATTTGACAGTGAAAAAACTGTGGAAAAATGCCAAAAAGACATAGAAAGTTATTCTGAATGCTGTTCTATTTCTTCATCTGcatctttttctgaaaaaccCAATTCCAAAAGTTTGTCTGATAAAATATATGAGAGACgtagaaaaaacaatattgcttCAAAATTTACTagagcaaaaagaaaaaaaaaacatcatgaGTTATATATACAAGCAACTGaacttgaaaaaagtaatgctgagcttaaaataaaaattgatgtcATGCAGAAGCAAGTTAACCACCTTCGAGAAATTATTATTGACAAGTTAACTCatgttaacatttttagttaG